A region from the Cryptosporangium arvum DSM 44712 genome encodes:
- a CDS encoding MarR family winged helix-turn-helix transcriptional regulator yields MSTEVDAVERAVVAMRRSMTRRTFARAAGHGESTAAYDVLDVVEAADDRATVSSVATALQVDQPRASRVVAAAVDAGWLVRVADQSDGRRAFLARTEAGRNVSEHLHGFRRSMFATAMKTWSDDERATFARLLTDFVAQLPGTTSPDS; encoded by the coding sequence ATGAGCACCGAGGTCGACGCGGTCGAGCGGGCCGTCGTCGCGATGCGCCGGAGCATGACCCGGCGGACGTTCGCGCGGGCGGCCGGGCACGGCGAGAGCACCGCGGCCTACGACGTCCTCGACGTGGTGGAGGCCGCCGACGACCGGGCCACCGTGTCGAGCGTCGCCACCGCGCTGCAGGTCGACCAGCCCCGCGCCAGCCGTGTGGTGGCCGCCGCCGTCGACGCGGGCTGGCTCGTCCGGGTCGCCGACCAGTCCGACGGCCGCCGGGCGTTCCTCGCCCGCACCGAAGCCGGGAGGAACGTCTCCGAGCACCTCCACGGCTTCCGCCGGTCGATGTTCGCGACCGCGATGAAGACCTGGTCCGACGACGAGCGCGCCACGTTCGCGCGCCTGCTCACCGACTTCGTGGCTCAGCTGCCCGGGACCACGAGCCCCGACTCGTAG
- a CDS encoding metallophosphoesterase, with amino-acid sequence MTVIAHVSDLHLDGGPRAAGRAGAVFDYLDRCSVDAILVTGDIADHGAPAEYEEAAKLFADRDNLFTCPGNHDRRRPYRTVLLGDPTGGDEPVNRLHRLGADGPAFLLCDSSIPGRHDGMLAEETLAWIRTSLTTLPPDVPAFVVFHHPPVVLHQPYIDEIRLADADSLALVLGDFPQVVAVLTGHAHTAAASTFAGLPLLVGPGVVSTLLLPWEGDRIVDLDAPPALAFHVWDDGRLTTHYPGNRLGRRPRLRLCCPMSLPSVT; translated from the coding sequence ATGACCGTGATCGCGCACGTGAGTGACCTGCACCTGGACGGTGGCCCGCGCGCGGCGGGTCGGGCCGGCGCCGTCTTCGACTACCTCGATCGCTGCTCGGTCGACGCCATCCTGGTGACCGGCGACATCGCCGACCACGGCGCCCCGGCCGAGTACGAGGAAGCCGCGAAGTTGTTCGCCGACCGGGACAACCTCTTCACCTGCCCGGGCAACCACGACCGGCGCCGGCCCTACCGAACCGTCCTCCTCGGCGACCCGACCGGCGGCGACGAGCCCGTGAACCGGCTCCACCGCCTCGGCGCCGACGGCCCGGCGTTCCTGCTCTGCGACTCCTCGATCCCCGGACGCCACGACGGTATGCTCGCCGAGGAGACGCTCGCGTGGATCCGGACGTCGCTCACCACGCTTCCGCCCGACGTCCCGGCCTTCGTCGTTTTCCACCATCCCCCCGTCGTGCTGCACCAGCCCTACATCGACGAGATCCGGCTGGCCGACGCGGACAGCCTGGCCCTCGTGCTCGGCGACTTCCCGCAAGTCGTCGCCGTCCTCACCGGGCACGCCCACACGGCCGCCGCGTCCACGTTCGCGGGGCTGCCGTTACTCGTCGGCCCCGGCGTGGTCTCCACCCTGCTGCTGCCGTGGGAGGGCGATCGGATCGTCGACCTGGACGCCCCGCCGGCGCTGGCGTTCCACGTCTGGGACGACGGGCGGCTCACGACCCACTACCCGGGTAATCGGTTAGGGCGGCGGCCTAGGCTTCGGCTGTGCTGCCCCATGTCACTGCCGTCCGTTACGTGA
- a CDS encoding hemerythrin domain-containing protein codes for MTTPIDVRPRSAGEPVPDILGMKLAHRVMLKDAARLVALAADLAAGRTAYDRKRAQAVAAYVVDFADSVHHHHTAEDEILWPVIAASAGPHIDLTALTDDHSVLDPRLDQLRSAATRFAAAPGEDTATVLAVGLAELRDLLNEHIADEEVSVFPVIEEYVSVGNWQEVESRIRKRASLTFEIPRVVAATTPAEYATLRAEAPLPVRLMIALLVPRFRRRERVVFGSETQRS; via the coding sequence ATGACGACCCCGATCGACGTCCGCCCCCGCTCCGCCGGCGAACCGGTCCCCGACATCCTCGGCATGAAGCTCGCCCACCGCGTGATGCTCAAGGACGCGGCCCGGCTCGTCGCGCTCGCCGCGGACCTGGCCGCCGGGCGCACGGCGTACGACCGGAAGCGGGCGCAGGCGGTCGCCGCCTACGTCGTGGACTTCGCCGACTCCGTGCACCACCACCACACCGCCGAGGACGAGATCCTGTGGCCGGTGATCGCGGCGTCGGCGGGGCCGCACATCGACCTCACCGCGCTCACCGACGACCACAGCGTGCTCGATCCGCGGCTCGATCAGCTGCGTTCGGCGGCGACCCGGTTCGCGGCCGCGCCCGGCGAGGACACCGCGACCGTCCTGGCCGTGGGCCTGGCCGAGCTGCGTGACCTGCTGAACGAGCACATCGCCGACGAAGAGGTGTCGGTGTTCCCGGTGATCGAGGAGTACGTGTCGGTGGGCAACTGGCAGGAGGTCGAGTCGCGTATCCGGAAGCGCGCGTCGCTCACGTTCGAGATCCCGCGTGTGGTGGCGGCCACGACACCGGCCGAGTACGCGACGCTCCGGGCCGAGGCCCCGCTGCCCGTGCGGCTGATGATCGCGCTCCTGGTGCCGCGCTTCCGCCGCCGCGAGCGGGTCGTCTTCGGTTCAGAGACCCAGCGCTCGTAG
- a CDS encoding response regulator, with translation MADIRVLVVDDEALIRAGFRVLVDASPGLTVVGEAADGTAAVRQCRALRPDVLLMDIRMPGMDGLEATRHVVGDATLDARVLIVTTFGEDEHVFAALRAGASGFVLKDTPPEDLVAAIRVVASGESLLTPRVTTRLIAEFVRREPVVRTTELTGLTEREREVLVQVAAGMSNTEIAEYFVVSLNTVKTHVSRLLMKLSARDRAQLVVLAYESGLVVPGS, from the coding sequence GTGGCTGACATCCGGGTCCTCGTCGTCGACGACGAAGCGCTGATCCGCGCCGGGTTCCGGGTCCTCGTCGACGCGTCACCGGGCCTCACCGTCGTCGGCGAGGCGGCCGACGGAACGGCCGCGGTGCGTCAATGCCGGGCGTTGCGGCCCGACGTCCTGCTCATGGACATCCGGATGCCGGGCATGGACGGGCTGGAAGCGACCCGGCACGTCGTCGGCGACGCGACGCTCGACGCCCGGGTGCTGATCGTCACGACGTTCGGCGAGGACGAGCACGTGTTCGCCGCGCTGCGGGCCGGGGCCAGCGGGTTCGTGCTGAAGGACACGCCGCCGGAGGACCTGGTGGCGGCGATCCGGGTCGTCGCGTCCGGTGAGTCGTTGCTGACGCCCCGGGTGACCACCCGGCTGATCGCGGAGTTCGTCCGCCGGGAACCGGTGGTGCGCACGACCGAGCTCACCGGCCTGACCGAGCGCGAGCGCGAGGTGCTCGTGCAGGTGGCGGCCGGCATGTCGAACACCGAGATCGCCGAGTACTTCGTGGTCAGCCTCAACACGGTGAAGACGCACGTCAGCCGGCTGTTGATGAAGTTGTCGGCGCGCGACCGGGCGCAGCTGGTGGTGCTGGCCTACGAGTCGGGGCTCGTGGTCCCGGGCAGCTGA
- a CDS encoding P1 family peptidase, protein MPTVVRAGNTNSLVDVPGIRVGQAQRRGDGWLSGVTVVLPPPDGAVGGVDVRGGGPGTRETDVLDPRKLVEKVHGIVLTGGSAFGLASIDGVVSRLADDGIGFPVGNGVVPIVPGAVIFDLARGGDFRSTPDAALGAAAYDAATAHVEIGSVGAGTGAVAGGLAGGVGTASAVLSDGYTVAALAVVNAAGSAVDPRTGVLHGISDGLPGEFDLRAPAPEEVERWIGPSEPGRFNFNTTLGVIATDAPLSKAGCGGLASAAHDGLARALRPAHTITDGDTVFALSTGVGEPLTGIDQRAVQIVAADCLSRAIAHGVLAASDRRDARSYRALFPSAIR, encoded by the coding sequence ATGCCGACGGTCGTCCGCGCCGGAAATACCAACAGCCTGGTCGACGTGCCGGGAATCCGCGTCGGCCAGGCGCAGCGACGCGGTGACGGCTGGCTGTCCGGGGTGACCGTGGTGCTGCCGCCGCCGGACGGTGCCGTCGGCGGCGTCGACGTGCGCGGCGGCGGGCCCGGCACGCGTGAAACCGATGTGCTCGACCCCCGGAAGCTGGTGGAGAAGGTCCACGGCATCGTCCTGACCGGCGGATCCGCGTTCGGGCTGGCCTCGATCGACGGTGTCGTCAGCCGGCTCGCGGACGACGGGATCGGCTTCCCGGTCGGGAACGGCGTGGTTCCGATCGTGCCGGGCGCGGTCATCTTCGACCTGGCCCGCGGCGGCGACTTCCGATCCACACCCGACGCCGCGCTCGGCGCCGCGGCGTACGACGCGGCGACGGCCCACGTCGAGATCGGCAGCGTCGGCGCGGGCACGGGTGCGGTGGCCGGCGGGTTGGCCGGCGGAGTCGGGACGGCCAGCGCGGTCCTCAGTGACGGGTACACCGTCGCCGCGCTCGCGGTCGTGAACGCGGCCGGCAGCGCGGTCGATCCGCGTACCGGCGTGCTCCACGGCATCAGCGACGGTCTGCCCGGCGAGTTCGACCTACGCGCGCCGGCCCCGGAGGAGGTGGAGCGCTGGATCGGACCGTCCGAACCCGGCCGGTTCAACTTCAACACCACGCTCGGCGTCATCGCCACCGACGCGCCGCTGAGCAAGGCCGGCTGCGGCGGGCTGGCCTCGGCGGCCCACGACGGGCTGGCCCGTGCGCTGCGCCCGGCCCACACGATCACCGACGGGGACACCGTGTTCGCGCTGTCCACCGGCGTCGGCGAGCCGCTGACCGGTATCGACCAGCGTGCCGTGCAGATCGTGGCGGCCGACTGCCTGAGCCGCGCGATCGCCCACGGCGTCCTGGCCGCCTCCGATCGCCGGGACGCGCGCTCGTACCGGGCGTTGTTCCCGAGCGCGATTCGCTAG
- a CDS encoding DUF6457 domain-containing protein, giving the protein MSTLDDWVAAVTVDLGLEHRVDRALVLDLARDVAHGVARPAAPLTTFLLGLAVGAGADPRETAAKIAALAEGWDPDRVSETTLED; this is encoded by the coding sequence ATGAGCACCTTGGACGACTGGGTGGCAGCCGTCACCGTGGACCTGGGCCTGGAACACCGGGTAGACCGCGCGCTGGTGCTCGACCTGGCGCGCGACGTCGCGCACGGCGTCGCCCGGCCGGCCGCGCCGCTGACCACGTTCCTGCTCGGCCTGGCCGTGGGGGCCGGCGCCGATCCCCGGGAGACCGCGGCGAAGATCGCCGCGCTCGCCGAGGGCTGGGACCCCGACCGGGTCTCCGAGACGACGCTGGAGGACTGA
- a CDS encoding HipA family kinase: MLPHVTAVRYVTPLREGGSLPGLMEADDLGTYVVKFVGAGQGRKTLIAEIICGTLGQALGLPIPDLVTVDVAPALAGGEPDQEVQDLLRASAGLNLGMDYLPRALDFDATAFSVDAGLAGRVLWFDALVGNVDRSWRNPNMLYWHGDLQLIDHGATLTFHHNWPGAAKSADRPFDATQHALIACAPAGGEPPALDAADAALAPLVTADSLGAAVAAVPDVWLEDEPGFDSPDDVRRAYVERLLARLAARPAWLPPLEETARTARGSRRSVASNRPTWLEGTK; this comes from the coding sequence GTGCTGCCCCATGTCACTGCCGTCCGTTACGTGACGCCGCTCCGTGAGGGCGGCTCGCTCCCCGGCCTGATGGAGGCCGACGACCTCGGCACCTACGTCGTGAAGTTCGTCGGCGCCGGTCAAGGCCGCAAGACGCTGATCGCGGAGATCATCTGCGGCACGCTCGGCCAGGCGCTGGGGCTGCCGATCCCGGACCTCGTCACGGTCGACGTCGCACCCGCTCTGGCCGGCGGAGAGCCCGACCAGGAGGTGCAGGATCTGCTCCGCGCCAGCGCCGGGTTGAACCTCGGCATGGACTACCTGCCGCGCGCGCTCGACTTCGACGCGACCGCGTTCAGCGTCGACGCCGGGCTGGCCGGCCGGGTGCTCTGGTTCGACGCGCTCGTTGGCAACGTCGACCGGTCGTGGCGGAACCCCAACATGCTGTACTGGCACGGCGATCTGCAGCTCATCGACCACGGGGCCACGCTGACCTTCCACCACAACTGGCCGGGAGCGGCGAAGTCCGCCGACCGTCCGTTCGACGCCACCCAGCACGCGCTGATCGCCTGTGCGCCGGCCGGCGGGGAGCCGCCGGCGCTCGACGCCGCCGACGCCGCGCTGGCGCCGCTCGTGACCGCCGATTCGCTGGGCGCCGCGGTGGCGGCCGTGCCGGACGTCTGGCTCGAGGACGAGCCCGGGTTCGACTCGCCGGACGACGTCCGCCGCGCTTACGTCGAGCGCCTGCTGGCTCGCCTGGCCGCCCGTCCGGCGTGGCTCCCACCGCTCGAGGAGACGGCCCGGACCGCCCGCGGTTCGCGCCGGAGCGTCGCGTCGAACCGGCCCACCTGGCTCGAGGGCACCAAGTGA
- the mobA gene encoding molybdenum cofactor guanylyltransferase gives MDSYGAIVLAGGQARRLGGVHKPGLLIGGVPLLHRVLAAVPGARPRVVVGPTQPVPADVLVVRESPAGGGPVAALAAGLTAVGDVELVALLAGDLPFLTVAVLASLREAARDQPGAVLIDADGRDQFLAGVYRVSALAEALRSVGPPSGVPMRRVVAGLQLARVRVSPDGAPPWLDCDDADDVRAAERLASGDDVRAAERLASEHTEEASG, from the coding sequence GTGGATTCGTACGGGGCGATCGTGCTCGCCGGTGGACAGGCCCGGCGGTTGGGCGGTGTGCACAAACCCGGTCTGCTGATCGGTGGCGTCCCGTTGCTGCACCGGGTGCTGGCCGCGGTGCCCGGTGCGCGCCCCCGCGTCGTCGTCGGGCCCACTCAGCCGGTTCCCGCCGACGTGCTGGTGGTGCGCGAGAGCCCCGCGGGTGGCGGACCGGTCGCGGCGCTCGCCGCGGGATTGACGGCCGTCGGCGACGTCGAGCTGGTCGCGTTGCTCGCCGGCGACCTGCCGTTCCTCACCGTCGCGGTGCTGGCGTCGCTGCGTGAAGCCGCCCGTGACCAGCCGGGCGCGGTGCTGATCGACGCCGACGGCCGGGACCAGTTCCTGGCCGGGGTGTACCGCGTCTCCGCCCTGGCCGAGGCGCTGCGCTCCGTCGGGCCCCCGTCCGGGGTGCCGATGCGGCGGGTCGTCGCCGGGTTGCAACTGGCCCGCGTGCGGGTATCGCCCGACGGCGCACCGCCGTGGCTCGACTGCGACGATGCCGACGACGTCCGGGCCGCCGAGCGGCTCGCGTCCGGAGACGACGTCCGGGCCGCTGAGCGGCTCGCGTCCGAACACACCGAGGAGGCAAGCGGATGA
- a CDS encoding MTH1187 family thiamine-binding protein has protein sequence MIVAFSVSPMGTGESVGEAVAAAVRVVRESGLPNHTDAMFTSIEGEWDEVMDVVKRAVEAAGVGAGRVSLVLKADIRPGVTDGLTSKVATVERFLAD, from the coding sequence GTGATAGTCGCTTTTTCGGTCAGCCCGATGGGAACCGGCGAGTCGGTCGGGGAGGCCGTCGCCGCGGCGGTGCGGGTGGTCCGCGAGAGCGGCCTGCCCAACCACACCGACGCGATGTTCACCTCGATCGAGGGTGAGTGGGACGAGGTGATGGACGTGGTGAAGCGGGCCGTCGAGGCCGCCGGGGTCGGCGCCGGCCGCGTCAGCCTGGTACTCAAGGCCGATATCCGACCGGGCGTCACCGACGGCCTGACCAGCAAGGTCGCCACCGTCGAGCGCTTCCTGGCGGACTAG
- a CDS encoding sensor histidine kinase encodes MRTNRADLVDAALAMASFGVFTGPIVVGVADGTGPTWAIVALGLLAAVPLAVRRRAPVAVLAVVAAALVVAAATGVRFTVFVSNGGPALAIAAFTAAERRPRRVAVIAAGVAVAAVTATEVTAIGLHPDVEQDAIQLVTAVPAAFLGYAIAVRRRYDEQLREREEQRAREEERRIRAEERLRVSADVHDIVSSTLSMIAVRSGVARVVLEQQPDEARVALSTIESASRAALDELRAVLHALRESSAAPSAPTLADLPELVATADCDVSLSTPPQVSAPPLVQESAYRIVQEALTNVAKHAGPVPTRVDVTCVDGGLSVSVVNAAGRASVPGGSGFGLVGMRERVALLNGTFDAGPRPDGGFAVVANFPVGVDRG; translated from the coding sequence GTGCGAACGAACCGAGCCGACCTCGTCGACGCCGCGCTCGCGATGGCTTCGTTCGGAGTGTTCACCGGGCCGATCGTGGTCGGCGTGGCCGATGGCACCGGGCCCACCTGGGCGATCGTGGCGCTCGGGCTGCTGGCAGCAGTGCCCCTGGCCGTACGGCGGCGGGCACCGGTGGCGGTGCTGGCCGTGGTGGCCGCCGCGCTCGTCGTCGCCGCGGCGACCGGCGTCCGCTTCACCGTGTTCGTGAGCAACGGCGGGCCGGCGCTGGCCATCGCGGCGTTCACCGCCGCCGAACGGCGGCCGAGGCGGGTCGCGGTGATCGCGGCGGGGGTGGCGGTGGCGGCCGTCACCGCCACCGAAGTTACCGCGATCGGACTGCACCCGGACGTCGAGCAGGACGCGATCCAGCTGGTCACCGCCGTTCCGGCGGCGTTCCTCGGATACGCGATCGCGGTCCGGCGCCGCTACGACGAGCAGCTGCGCGAGCGCGAGGAGCAGCGGGCCCGGGAGGAGGAGCGGCGGATCCGGGCCGAGGAACGGCTCCGTGTCTCCGCCGACGTGCACGACATCGTGTCGTCGACGCTGAGCATGATCGCGGTGCGCTCGGGGGTGGCCCGGGTCGTGCTCGAGCAGCAGCCGGACGAGGCCCGGGTGGCGCTGAGCACGATCGAATCGGCGAGCCGAGCGGCGCTCGACGAGCTCCGGGCCGTGCTGCACGCGCTGCGCGAGTCGTCGGCGGCCCCGTCCGCGCCGACGCTCGCCGACCTGCCCGAGCTCGTGGCCACCGCCGACTGCGACGTGTCGCTGAGCACGCCGCCGCAGGTCAGCGCCCCGCCGCTGGTGCAGGAGTCCGCGTACCGAATCGTCCAGGAGGCGCTCACGAACGTCGCCAAGCACGCCGGTCCCGTCCCCACCCGGGTCGACGTGACGTGCGTGGACGGAGGGTTGTCGGTGTCGGTGGTGAACGCTGCGGGCCGGGCGTCCGTCCCCGGTGGTTCCGGCTTCGGCCTGGTCGGGATGCGCGAACGCGTCGCGCTGCTCAACGGCACGTTCGACGCCGGTCCGCGCCCCGACGGCGGGTTCGCCGTCGTCGCGAACTTCCCGGTGGGAGTCGACCGTGGCTGA
- the fdhD gene encoding formate dehydrogenase accessory sulfurtransferase FdhD, which yields MGRVTGRRPVVRVNGSEQTRRPDTLVAEEPLEIRVNGQSFAVTMRTPGDDVDLVHGFLLSEGVVTAPEQVAGARYCLGTGPDGQNTYNVMDVVLAAGVAPPTPDITRNVYTTSSCGICGKASIDAVRTQSSFRVDEDPLRIGVDVLAKLPDRLREAQRVFDRTGGLHAAALAGPDGELSIVREDVGRHNAVDKVFGAALKAGAVPAKSQVLMVSGRASFELVQKAVMAGVPLLAAVSAPSTLAVDLAAEAGMTLVGFLRGETMNIYAGAERIEL from the coding sequence ATGGGCAGGGTGACCGGACGCCGACCGGTGGTTCGTGTGAACGGTTCCGAACAGACTCGCCGACCCGACACCCTCGTGGCCGAGGAGCCGCTGGAGATCCGCGTCAACGGGCAGTCGTTCGCGGTGACGATGCGGACGCCCGGCGACGACGTGGACCTGGTGCACGGGTTCCTGCTCAGCGAGGGCGTCGTGACGGCACCGGAGCAGGTGGCGGGCGCGCGCTACTGCCTGGGCACCGGCCCGGACGGGCAGAACACCTACAACGTCATGGACGTCGTGCTGGCGGCCGGGGTGGCGCCGCCGACGCCCGACATCACGCGGAACGTCTACACGACGAGCTCGTGCGGCATCTGCGGCAAGGCGTCGATCGACGCGGTGCGGACGCAGAGCTCGTTCCGGGTCGACGAGGATCCGCTGCGGATCGGCGTGGACGTGCTGGCGAAGCTGCCCGACCGGCTGCGCGAGGCCCAGCGCGTGTTCGACCGCACGGGTGGGTTGCACGCGGCCGCGCTCGCCGGTCCGGACGGCGAGCTGAGCATCGTCCGTGAGGACGTGGGGCGGCACAACGCGGTGGACAAGGTCTTCGGCGCGGCCCTCAAAGCGGGCGCCGTGCCGGCGAAGAGCCAGGTGCTGATGGTGAGCGGCCGGGCGTCGTTCGAGCTCGTGCAGAAGGCCGTGATGGCGGGTGTGCCCTTACTGGCCGCGGTGTCGGCACCGTCGACGCTGGCGGTCGACCTCGCGGCCGAGGCGGGTATGACGCTCGTCGGGTTCCTGCGCGGCGAGACCATGAACATCTACGCCGGCGCCGAGCGCATCGAGCTCTAA
- a CDS encoding fructosamine kinase family protein, with protein sequence MDLDYLRAHPETIPRLVEHQRIRITPLGGAKGGRVERWTLDDGTSLFAKVTAEPSAALPAEGRSLRRLTDAGAVRIPEVFTAVPEMLVTAWVDRTTPTAAGAGEFGRRLAALHATGEPTFGAETDGVLATLPLPNTPEPDWPTFYVKHRCEPLLRRARDGGALTAGQASTIDAALARVPDVAGPPEPPARLHGDLWSGNVLPGRVGDVEGWWLIDPATYGGHRETDLAMLALFGLPFLETVLAAYDEASPLAAGWGERVGLHQLFPLLVHCVLFGSSYASRTVAAATSF encoded by the coding sequence GTGGACCTCGACTACCTGCGTGCGCACCCGGAGACGATTCCGCGGCTCGTCGAGCACCAGCGGATTCGCATCACGCCACTCGGCGGTGCGAAGGGCGGCCGGGTCGAGCGCTGGACGCTCGACGACGGTACGAGCCTGTTCGCCAAGGTCACCGCGGAGCCGAGCGCCGCGCTTCCGGCCGAGGGCCGCTCGCTGCGACGGCTCACCGACGCCGGGGCCGTGAGGATTCCCGAGGTCTTCACCGCCGTGCCGGAGATGCTGGTCACGGCCTGGGTCGACCGGACCACGCCCACCGCGGCCGGGGCCGGGGAGTTCGGCCGCCGCCTGGCGGCGCTGCACGCGACCGGAGAGCCGACGTTCGGCGCCGAGACCGACGGCGTGCTGGCCACGCTGCCGCTGCCGAACACCCCCGAGCCGGACTGGCCGACGTTCTACGTGAAACATCGGTGCGAGCCACTGCTGCGACGCGCGCGTGACGGCGGGGCGCTGACCGCCGGGCAAGCGTCCACGATCGACGCCGCACTGGCGCGTGTCCCGGATGTCGCGGGCCCGCCGGAACCGCCCGCGCGGCTGCACGGTGACCTGTGGTCGGGCAACGTTCTCCCCGGACGGGTCGGCGACGTCGAGGGCTGGTGGTTGATCGACCCGGCGACCTACGGCGGGCACCGCGAAACCGACCTGGCGATGCTCGCGCTGTTCGGCCTTCCGTTCCTGGAGACCGTGCTCGCCGCCTACGACGAGGCCTCGCCGCTGGCCGCGGGCTGGGGTGAGCGCGTCGGCCTGCACCAGCTGTTCCCGCTGCTGGTGCACTGCGTCCTCTTCGGCAGTTCGTACGCGTCCCGCACCGTCGCCGCGGCGACGAGCTTCTAG
- a CDS encoding DUF3037 domain-containing protein translates to MSTRHVFEYAVLRVVPRVERGEAINAGVLLYCRPLSYLGSRVHLDADRLHALDPRADAEAITLALKAAARTCSADAVGPAGEEEIGRRFRWLTAPRSTVIQPGPVHTGLTDDPDGDADRLLRVLVLPVD, encoded by the coding sequence GTGAGCACGCGGCACGTGTTCGAGTACGCGGTCCTGCGGGTGGTGCCCCGGGTGGAGCGCGGCGAAGCGATCAACGCCGGGGTGCTGCTCTACTGCCGTCCGCTGAGCTACCTGGGTTCGCGCGTGCACCTGGACGCCGACCGCCTGCACGCCCTCGACCCGCGGGCGGACGCCGAGGCGATCACGCTGGCGCTGAAGGCGGCCGCCCGGACCTGCTCGGCCGACGCCGTCGGTCCGGCCGGCGAGGAGGAGATCGGTCGCCGCTTCCGGTGGCTCACCGCACCACGGAGCACGGTGATCCAGCCCGGCCCGGTGCACACCGGTCTCACCGACGACCCGGACGGCGACGCCGACCGCCTGCTACGCGTGCTGGTGCTGCCGGTCGACTGA
- a CDS encoding MarR family winged helix-turn-helix transcriptional regulator: MDRPIGYWVKNLDNVLEGSLDRTLASRGVGRRHWQTLNLLADAPRTVAEATAELAPFLGPGEMLSVLAELERLGWVEGGDRFVLTAEGQAALESLRTEVTQMRQRATEGLSEDDYRTTVATLRRMAENLA, encoded by the coding sequence GTGGATCGACCGATCGGGTACTGGGTGAAGAACCTCGACAACGTCCTCGAGGGTTCCCTCGATCGCACGCTGGCCTCGCGTGGCGTCGGGCGGCGGCACTGGCAGACGCTGAACCTGCTGGCCGACGCGCCCCGGACGGTCGCGGAGGCCACGGCGGAGCTGGCCCCGTTCCTCGGGCCCGGCGAGATGCTCTCGGTTCTGGCCGAACTCGAGCGGTTGGGCTGGGTCGAGGGTGGCGATCGGTTCGTGCTGACCGCGGAGGGCCAGGCGGCACTGGAGTCGTTGCGTACCGAGGTGACGCAGATGCGTCAGCGGGCCACCGAAGGGCTCTCGGAGGACGACTACCGGACGACGGTGGCGACGCTCCGTCGAATGGCCGAGAACCTGGCCTAG